A genomic stretch from Methylorubrum extorquens includes:
- a CDS encoding conserved protein of unknown function (Evidence 4 : Unknown function but conserved in other organisms), with amino-acid sequence MAYTGPVMALHLLKLCVGPSSIEELEARIAHYRAEALRLGHAPETVHVTRMFPKRAGAIAGGGSIYWVMKGTLCCRQSIRAIEPVTGSDGIDRCRLVLDPAVTPVSPRPCRPFQGWRYLEARDAPADLDRASAGEVAEMPESLRRELVALGLI; translated from the coding sequence ATGGCTTATACGGGCCCGGTCATGGCCCTGCATCTTCTGAAGCTGTGCGTCGGTCCCTCCTCCATCGAGGAGTTGGAGGCGCGGATCGCACATTATCGGGCAGAGGCCCTGCGCCTCGGCCACGCGCCGGAGACGGTCCACGTCACCCGCATGTTCCCCAAGCGCGCGGGGGCCATCGCCGGCGGCGGTTCGATCTACTGGGTGATGAAGGGGACGCTGTGCTGCCGTCAGTCGATCCGCGCCATCGAGCCGGTCACGGGAAGCGACGGGATCGACCGCTGCCGCCTCGTGCTCGATCCGGCGGTGACGCCGGTCTCGCCGCGCCCCTGCCGCCCGTTCCAGGGCTGGCGCTATCTCGAAGCGCGGGACGCGCCCGCCGACCTCGACCGGGCCAGTGCCGGGGAGGTCGCCGAGATGCCCGAGAGCTTGCGGCGGGAATTGGTAGCGTTGGGTTTGATTTGA
- a CDS encoding conserved protein of unknown function (Evidence 4 : Unknown function but conserved in other organisms) encodes MRRFLTGGIKAILAIAVLSTAAHWAMRVQREPASAALPVAALADPVTTGSIAARKTERSAPEAAVMPVSLGGIDKDHLAKLMAGAASERPKTQKAVAKR; translated from the coding sequence ATGCGGCGTTTCCTGACCGGCGGCATCAAGGCGATCCTGGCCATCGCCGTCCTTTCCACCGCCGCCCATTGGGCGATGCGCGTCCAGCGGGAGCCCGCATCAGCGGCCCTGCCGGTGGCGGCGCTCGCCGACCCCGTCACCACCGGCTCCATCGCGGCGCGCAAGACCGAGCGCTCGGCACCGGAGGCGGCCGTGATGCCGGTGAGCCTCGGCGGCATCGACAAGGATCACCTCGCCAAGCTGATGGCGGGGGCCGCCTCGGAGCGGCCGAAGACTCAGAAGGCCGTCGCCAAGCGCTGA
- a CDS encoding conserved protein of unknown function (Evidence 4 : Unknown function but conserved in other organisms) yields the protein MMSSSRSLTPLDASQYDAIEDAVRETERGRWFLTEYARRNRNADTEVLLDAIRRIENAVTTDRPDDVGRFRGDLMEMADAIARTRAEVAALSTAEQGESRLTVASEALDAIVRATERATSDILSAAEEVQEAAWTLRETGIDSELCDALDRHATQIYTACSFQDLTAQRTSRVVHTLRYLENRIASMIGIWGSPEDAVPPLGEDAPVPATALDQSDVDRFLDMEGPAPAPAVSTLRPLPTMVLDNDLAFLPASPETLEPADEEEPAEPITTEMAAPVAVLADEIPADLFAMEMPEIEAAAEPETVSDVLVSAPAEPELAEVFGAEDESAFEVVADIEAVDVVEEAEPAAELTIPAAPEAVMPLAEPLIVAAVEPMAADDLAAAFPDLDTLSIEEKIALFA from the coding sequence GTGATGTCGAGTTCCCGTTCCCTGACGCCTCTGGACGCGTCGCAATACGATGCCATCGAGGACGCCGTCCGGGAGACCGAGCGCGGCCGGTGGTTTCTGACCGAATACGCTCGCCGCAACCGCAACGCCGACACCGAGGTGCTGCTGGACGCGATCCGGCGCATCGAGAACGCCGTCACGACGGATCGGCCGGACGATGTCGGGCGCTTCCGCGGCGACCTGATGGAGATGGCCGACGCCATCGCCCGCACCCGCGCGGAGGTGGCCGCCCTCTCGACCGCCGAGCAGGGCGAGAGCCGTCTCACGGTCGCCTCGGAAGCCCTCGACGCCATCGTACGCGCCACCGAGCGGGCGACCTCCGACATCCTCAGCGCCGCTGAGGAGGTGCAGGAGGCCGCCTGGACCCTGCGCGAGACCGGAATCGATTCCGAGCTGTGCGACGCCCTCGATCGGCACGCCACGCAGATCTACACGGCCTGCTCGTTCCAGGACCTCACCGCGCAGCGCACGAGCCGCGTGGTGCACACCCTGCGCTACCTCGAGAACCGCATCGCTTCGATGATCGGGATCTGGGGCAGTCCCGAGGACGCGGTGCCCCCGCTCGGCGAGGACGCACCTGTACCGGCCACCGCCCTCGATCAGAGCGATGTCGATCGCTTCCTCGACATGGAAGGGCCGGCGCCCGCGCCGGCCGTATCGACCCTGCGGCCATTGCCGACCATGGTGCTCGACAACGACCTCGCCTTCCTGCCGGCCAGCCCCGAGACGCTAGAACCGGCCGACGAAGAGGAGCCGGCGGAGCCGATCACGACCGAGATGGCGGCGCCCGTCGCGGTTCTGGCCGATGAAATCCCGGCGGATCTCTTCGCGATGGAGATGCCGGAGATCGAAGCCGCAGCCGAACCGGAGACCGTCTCGGACGTGCTCGTTTCGGCTCCGGCCGAGCCGGAATTGGCGGAGGTGTTCGGGGCGGAGGACGAGTCCGCGTTCGAGGTCGTGGCAGACATCGAAGCGGTCGACGTGGTGGAGGAGGCCGAACCGGCCGCCGAACTCACCATTCCGGCAGCTCCCGAAGCGGTGATGCCGTTGGCCGAGCCCCTGATCGTGGCGGCGGTCGAGCCGATGGCGGCCGACGATCTCGCTGCGGCCTTCCCCGATCTCGATACCCTGAGCATCGAGGAAAAGATTGCGCTCTTCGCGTGA
- a CDS encoding conserved protein of unknown function; putative membrane protein (Evidence 4 : Unknown function but conserved in other organisms) yields MFKQSLAAALVAMSLAACGSVTHGTMELIAFTSEPPGAAVATTTSRYCATTPCSLDVPRSEEFDVTFTKPGFQPQTVPVRTKLVGTGAAGFAGNVLAGGVIGMGVDAYTGAAMDHTPNPVAVTLVPDALPSAERTRRRRGRPGV; encoded by the coding sequence ATGTTCAAGCAATCTCTGGCCGCCGCGCTCGTCGCGATGAGCCTTGCCGCGTGCGGAAGCGTCACGCACGGCACGATGGAGTTGATCGCCTTCACCTCCGAGCCGCCCGGCGCCGCCGTCGCTACCACGACGAGCCGATACTGCGCGACGACGCCCTGCTCGCTCGACGTGCCGCGCTCGGAGGAGTTCGACGTCACCTTCACGAAGCCCGGATTCCAGCCGCAAACCGTGCCGGTGCGCACCAAGCTGGTCGGCACGGGGGCCGCAGGGTTCGCCGGCAACGTGCTGGCCGGCGGCGTCATCGGCATGGGCGTCGATGCCTATACCGGTGCGGCCATGGACCACACGCCCAATCCCGTCGCCGTCACCCTGGTGCCCGATGCCTTGCCGAGCGCGGAGCGCACGCGTCGTCGCCGCGGAAGGCCCGGCGTCTGA
- the cspA gene encoding major cold shock protein (Evidence 2a : Function from experimental evidences in other organisms; Product type f : factor), with product MDTGTVKWFNETKGYGFIQPDDGGKDVFVHISAVERAGLRNLVEGQKVSYEVLTDKRSGKDAAGNLQAV from the coding sequence GTGGATACTGGGACTGTTAAGTGGTTCAACGAGACCAAGGGCTACGGCTTCATTCAGCCGGATGACGGCGGCAAGGACGTGTTTGTCCATATCTCCGCTGTCGAGCGTGCTGGTCTGCGCAACCTCGTCGAGGGCCAGAAGGTGTCCTATGAGGTCCTGACCGACAAGCGTAGCGGCAAGGACGCGGCCGGCAATCTGCAGGCCGTCTAA
- a CDS encoding protein of unknown function (Evidence 5 : Unknown function), whose amino-acid sequence MAGISVSLEGANIQLSFQKDDQSTAVVMDARAARALVRAVGQLLTAIDDDGEVDLPDENGDEEVAMLDVTSSAIEVGTDEQGQAVVALQAGALPPFQLRLTDEEARHVASSLSEILAAPRDVRTSHGGH is encoded by the coding sequence ATGGCGGGCATCTCGGTTTCCCTCGAAGGCGCGAACATCCAGCTCTCGTTCCAGAAGGACGACCAATCGACGGCGGTGGTCATGGATGCCCGCGCCGCCCGCGCGCTCGTGCGCGCCGTCGGCCAGCTCCTCACCGCGATCGATGACGACGGCGAGGTCGATCTGCCCGATGAGAACGGCGACGAGGAGGTCGCCATGCTCGACGTGACGTCGTCGGCCATCGAGGTGGGCACCGACGAGCAGGGTCAGGCGGTGGTGGCCCTCCAGGCCGGCGCGCTGCCGCCGTTCCAGCTCCGGCTGACCGACGAGGAGGCACGCCACGTCGCCTCCAGCCTCAGCGAGATCCTGGCCGCGCCGCGGGACGTCCGCACCTCCCACGGCGGGCATTGA
- a CDS encoding protein of unknown function precursor; putative exported protein (Evidence 5 : Unknown function), which translates to MLRPLLAVLFLLSTAAQADECDALAARIAQATGAKKAGRRVGPSIDVRAASGVRLDLTCRAQPIVQASSGDPSPSAEFFRELTIASELVVGEPAATVQPILARAYQTALREGRKSFIQQNGWSASCYTDSAGALRTLCSVGRIPTE; encoded by the coding sequence ATGCTTCGCCCGCTTCTCGCCGTCCTGTTCCTCTTGTCCACCGCCGCGCAGGCCGACGAGTGCGACGCGCTCGCCGCCCGCATCGCGCAGGCGACGGGGGCGAAGAAGGCCGGCCGCCGGGTCGGTCCGAGCATCGACGTCCGGGCTGCGAGCGGGGTCCGGCTCGATCTCACCTGCCGCGCCCAGCCCATCGTGCAGGCATCCTCGGGCGATCCCTCGCCCTCGGCCGAATTCTTCCGCGAGCTGACGATCGCGTCCGAACTCGTGGTCGGCGAGCCGGCCGCCACCGTGCAGCCGATCCTGGCGCGGGCCTATCAGACGGCTTTGCGCGAGGGGCGCAAATCCTTCATCCAGCAGAACGGCTGGTCGGCGAGCTGCTACACAGACAGCGCCGGGGCGCTCCGGACCCTCTGCTCGGTCGGGCGCATCCCGACGGAGTAA
- a CDS encoding Putative ABC transporter, permease (Evidence 3 : Putative function from multiple computational evidences; PubMedId : 17369300; Product type t : transporter): MRIADGSSTLETAGADLDAGDGRVILHGRWTADQGPAVERASAQIAAQGRSQPVLVDLSGLARLDTLGAWVLERTRAEIEAAGGRLAYAGARPEHRILLGEMGLREPEPVPQDTRNPALRFLDTTGQRVARGGNEILSGIAFLGEVVAAGGRVARRPQTFRMAALVNQLEQVALRGVPIIVLISFLVGGIVAQQGIFQLQRFGAQSFVVNLIGLLILRELGVLLTSIMVAGRSGSAFTAEIGSMRMREEVDALRVMGLDPIEILILPRILALVIGLPILAFLGSLAALAGGGLTAAIYGGMTTDAFLARLQAAVSFHHFAVGLIKAPFMALTIGIIATIEGFAVEGSAESLGRHVTASVVKSIFMVIVLDGLFAVFFAAIDF, from the coding sequence GTGCGGATCGCAGACGGCTCAAGCACCTTGGAGACAGCGGGCGCCGACCTCGATGCGGGCGACGGCCGCGTGATCCTGCACGGCCGCTGGACCGCGGATCAGGGACCGGCTGTCGAGCGTGCATCGGCGCAGATCGCGGCGCAGGGACGGTCCCAACCGGTGCTCGTGGATCTGAGCGGACTGGCGCGCCTCGACACCCTCGGCGCCTGGGTCTTGGAGCGGACCCGCGCCGAGATCGAGGCGGCGGGCGGGCGGCTGGCCTATGCCGGGGCGCGGCCCGAGCACCGCATCCTGCTCGGCGAAATGGGCCTGCGCGAGCCCGAACCGGTGCCGCAGGATACCCGCAACCCGGCCCTGCGCTTCCTCGACACCACCGGTCAGCGCGTGGCGCGCGGCGGCAACGAGATCCTGTCCGGCATCGCCTTCCTCGGCGAAGTGGTCGCTGCCGGCGGCCGGGTCGCGCGCCGGCCGCAGACTTTTCGTATGGCCGCGCTCGTGAACCAGCTCGAACAGGTGGCGCTCCGCGGCGTGCCGATCATCGTGCTGATCTCGTTCCTCGTCGGCGGCATCGTCGCGCAGCAGGGCATCTTTCAGCTCCAGCGCTTCGGCGCGCAGAGCTTTGTCGTGAACCTGATCGGCCTGCTGATCCTGCGCGAACTCGGGGTCCTGCTCACCTCGATCATGGTGGCGGGCCGCTCCGGCTCGGCGTTCACCGCCGAGATCGGTTCGATGCGGATGCGCGAGGAGGTCGATGCCCTGCGCGTGATGGGCCTCGATCCGATCGAAATCCTGATCCTGCCGCGCATTCTCGCACTTGTGATCGGCCTGCCGATCCTGGCCTTCCTCGGCTCGCTCGCCGCGCTCGCGGGCGGCGGCCTCACCGCCGCGATCTACGGCGGCATGACCACCGACGCCTTCCTGGCGCGGCTCCAGGCGGCGGTGTCGTTCCACCATTTCGCGGTCGGGCTCATCAAGGCGCCGTTCATGGCGCTGACGATCGGCATCATCGCGACGATCGAGGGGTTCGCGGTCGAGGGCTCGGCGGAGTCGCTCGGGCGCCACGTCACCGCCTCAGTCGTCAAGTCAATCTTCATGGTGATCGTGCTGGATGGCCTGTTCGCGGTCTTCTTCGCCGCGATCGATTTCTAG
- a CDS encoding protein of unknown function (Evidence 5 : Unknown function) gives MANPGAPTPEPIPGGQIPGDLPPPPQPDDLPDIGPTGPRTPYPVDDPNIDEPRGPGSEPDYLPGGPTDPGIRL, from the coding sequence ATGGCCAATCCCGGCGCCCCGACCCCCGAGCCCATCCCCGGCGGACAGATCCCCGGCGATCTTCCCCCACCGCCGCAGCCCGACGATCTGCCCGATATCGGGCCGACCGGTCCGCGCACGCCCTACCCGGTCGATGATCCGAACATCGACGAACCGCGCGGACCCGGCTCCGAGCCGGACTATCTGCCCGGCGGACCGACCGATCCCGGCATACGGCTCTGA
- a CDS encoding protein of unknown function; putative exported protein (Evidence 5 : Unknown function), with amino-acid sequence MPTTRDLGARKPATSRAVWPTLSPILIALGLVLAGPAAAQSQGETQSRAARAKAPSPPVQPIQIWDARIEGGDLRMSGSVGKSGVTVILDDDISVLSDRRGRFEFRLPYRPATCVAMVKAGENEREAVVANCAPEGPAGKAGEQGPAGPQGSAGLQGPPGAAGPKGDPGPKGEQGAKGEQGLKGETGPKGEAGLAGPPGAPGPKGEQGLKGEPGAKGERGPKGDPGSKGETAATVSAPFRVVRARACSDSGCTLSCDAGEVLASATCQTGGAATLDGDTKASCAAGSSGMVGICARP; translated from the coding sequence ATGCCGACGACGCGCGACCTGGGAGCACGAAAGCCAGCCACTTCGCGAGCCGTTTGGCCGACCCTCTCGCCGATCCTGATCGCGCTGGGCCTTGTCCTTGCCGGACCGGCGGCGGCGCAGAGCCAGGGCGAGACGCAGTCGCGAGCGGCCCGTGCCAAGGCACCGAGCCCGCCGGTCCAGCCGATCCAGATCTGGGACGCACGCATCGAGGGCGGCGACCTGCGCATGAGCGGCAGCGTCGGCAAGAGCGGCGTTACCGTGATCCTCGACGACGACATCTCCGTCCTGTCGGACCGGCGCGGACGCTTCGAGTTCCGGCTGCCCTACCGGCCCGCGACCTGCGTCGCGATGGTCAAGGCCGGCGAGAACGAGCGCGAGGCGGTGGTCGCCAATTGCGCGCCGGAGGGGCCGGCCGGCAAGGCGGGCGAACAGGGCCCCGCCGGCCCGCAGGGCAGCGCCGGCCTCCAGGGACCGCCCGGTGCCGCCGGGCCGAAAGGCGATCCGGGCCCGAAGGGTGAGCAGGGGGCCAAAGGCGAGCAGGGCCTCAAGGGCGAGACTGGGCCAAAGGGTGAAGCGGGTCTGGCCGGTCCTCCGGGCGCGCCGGGGCCAAAGGGCGAGCAGGGCCTCAAGGGGGAACCGGGCGCGAAGGGCGAGCGCGGTCCGAAGGGCGATCCGGGATCGAAAGGTGAGACCGCCGCGACGGTGTCGGCCCCGTTCCGTGTCGTGCGGGCGCGCGCCTGCAGCGATTCGGGCTGTACGCTCTCCTGCGATGCGGGCGAGGTCCTGGCCTCGGCCACCTGCCAGACGGGCGGCGCGGCGACCCTGGACGGCGACACGAAAGCCTCCTGCGCGGCCGGTAGCAGCGGCATGGTCGGGATCTGCGCCCGGCCCTGA
- a CDS encoding conserved protein of unknown function; putative inner membrane protein alx (Evidence 4 : Unknown function but conserved in other organisms): MMMEFLNHEWLGKPVWMWLGFHALVAGLLAFDLGLLHRDKNHEIGVKESLLLTAFYFTLGLAFGGWIWWMLGFDPAQEYVTGLVIEKSLSMDNVFVIAVILTSLGVPRAAQHRVLVWGILAAVLLRGLMIGLGSALVQQAHWVLSVFAAFLIYVGIKMLVSKEEDEHDIQNSASMRLLKKWVRVTDKPEGQHFIVRKPDPKTGKMVRWLTPLAVALVLVNIADVIFAVDSVPAIFAITTDPFIVYTSNIFAILGLRALYFALAAMVDRFAYLKTALALILLFIGAKIVVADTLELVHLPPWVSLVVTLVLLTLGVVYSLWRTRGAAETEAEKTRAEVAHRI; this comes from the coding sequence ATGATGATGGAATTTTTGAACCACGAGTGGCTCGGCAAGCCCGTCTGGATGTGGCTGGGCTTTCACGCCTTGGTGGCCGGCTTGCTGGCCTTCGATCTCGGCCTGCTCCACCGCGACAAGAACCACGAGATCGGGGTGAAGGAGAGCCTTCTCCTCACCGCCTTCTACTTCACCCTCGGCCTCGCCTTCGGCGGCTGGATCTGGTGGATGCTCGGGTTCGACCCGGCCCAGGAATACGTGACCGGCCTTGTGATCGAGAAGTCGCTGTCGATGGACAACGTCTTCGTGATCGCGGTGATCCTCACCTCGCTCGGCGTGCCGCGAGCGGCCCAGCACCGGGTGCTGGTCTGGGGCATCCTCGCGGCGGTGCTGCTGCGCGGCCTGATGATCGGGCTCGGCTCGGCCCTCGTCCAGCAGGCGCACTGGGTGCTCTCGGTCTTCGCCGCCTTCCTGATCTATGTCGGCATCAAGATGCTCGTCTCGAAGGAAGAGGACGAGCATGACATCCAGAACAGCGCCTCCATGCGCCTGCTCAAGAAGTGGGTGCGCGTCACCGACAAGCCGGAGGGCCAGCACTTCATCGTCCGCAAGCCCGATCCGAAGACGGGCAAGATGGTGCGCTGGCTGACGCCGCTCGCCGTGGCTTTGGTGCTCGTGAACATCGCGGACGTGATCTTCGCCGTCGACAGCGTGCCGGCGATCTTTGCGATCACCACCGACCCGTTCATCGTCTACACCTCGAATATCTTCGCGATCCTGGGCCTGCGCGCGCTGTACTTCGCGCTGGCCGCGATGGTGGACCGCTTCGCCTACCTGAAGACGGCGCTCGCCCTCATCCTGCTGTTCATCGGCGCGAAGATCGTCGTCGCCGACACGCTGGAACTCGTCCACCTGCCGCCGTGGGTCTCGCTCGTCGTCACCCTGGTCCTGCTCACCCTCGGCGTCGTCTACAGCCTGTGGCGCACCCGCGGCGCAGCGGAGACGGAGGCCGAGAAGACCCGCGCGGAAGTCGCGCACCGGATCTGA
- a CDS encoding putative transporter, major facilitator superfamily (Evidence 3 : Putative function from multiple computational evidences; Product type t : transporter) — translation MTRTAPTGEPDPVRLGLLYAVVFVEIGIAMPFMPVWLGALGLDAGLIGLLLALPIATKVVATRPLMGRIDRGVRPRTLLVAGSLTLALSYALMPAAAAIAAALLVPLIVVNAVAQAPLVPSIDYLTLAAARRSKRIDYARIRLCGSVAFLAANLAGGALLGVLGDRVAVPLLLTGLALAATLVAASGQEVAPPAEPHSKRGASPPLPRVLRLSIAAAALIQASHAAIYAFGSLDWAHHSVSPPWIGALWAVGVAAEIALFALFGRFPARWRSPFRLLGLGAAAALLRALGLSLADGELALLLPLQMLHGLTFGATHLGIMAAVSGFAPDGARGRAQGTIGASTALVSALATLACGAVYRSFGGPSTFLMMAPLALAGLVLVARAQRIHDPHRFGGGSPHKV, via the coding sequence GTGACACGCACAGCCCCGACCGGCGAGCCCGATCCCGTCCGCCTCGGTCTCCTCTACGCCGTAGTCTTCGTCGAGATCGGCATCGCCATGCCGTTCATGCCCGTCTGGCTCGGCGCGCTCGGCCTCGATGCCGGGCTGATCGGACTGCTGCTCGCCCTGCCGATCGCCACCAAGGTCGTCGCGACGCGGCCGTTGATGGGGCGGATCGATCGCGGCGTGCGCCCGCGCACCCTGCTCGTCGCCGGAAGCCTCACCCTGGCGCTGAGCTATGCCCTGATGCCGGCGGCCGCCGCCATTGCTGCGGCCTTGCTCGTCCCGCTGATCGTCGTGAACGCCGTGGCGCAGGCCCCGCTGGTGCCGAGCATCGACTACCTGACGCTTGCCGCCGCCCGCCGCTCGAAGCGGATCGACTATGCCCGCATCCGGCTGTGCGGCTCGGTCGCCTTCCTCGCCGCGAACCTCGCGGGCGGCGCGCTACTCGGCGTGCTTGGTGACCGGGTGGCGGTGCCACTGCTGCTCACCGGGCTCGCACTCGCCGCGACCCTGGTCGCAGCCTCGGGCCAGGAGGTCGCCCCGCCCGCCGAGCCGCATTCAAAGCGGGGAGCCTCTCCGCCCCTGCCGCGTGTGCTGCGCCTCTCCATCGCTGCGGCGGCGCTGATCCAGGCGAGCCATGCGGCGATCTACGCCTTCGGCAGCCTCGATTGGGCCCATCACAGCGTCTCGCCGCCCTGGATCGGCGCGCTCTGGGCGGTCGGCGTCGCGGCCGAGATCGCGCTGTTCGCCCTCTTCGGCCGCTTTCCCGCGCGCTGGCGCAGCCCGTTCCGCCTGCTCGGGCTCGGGGCGGCGGCGGCTCTGCTACGGGCCCTGGGCCTCAGCCTCGCGGACGGGGAGTTGGCCCTGCTCCTGCCGCTTCAGATGCTGCACGGCCTCACCTTCGGCGCGACCCATCTCGGCATCATGGCGGCGGTCTCCGGCTTCGCGCCGGACGGCGCCCGCGGCCGGGCGCAGGGGACGATCGGCGCCTCGACCGCTCTCGTCTCGGCGCTGGCGACGTTGGCCTGCGGCGCGGTCTACCGCTCGTTCGGCGGGCCTTCGACCTTCCTGATGATGGCGCCGCTGGCGCTTGCCGGCCTCGTCCTCGTGGCGCGGGCGCAACGCATCCATGATCCCCACCGATTTGGCGGCGGCTCTCCCCATAAGGTATAG
- a CDS encoding protein of unknown function (Evidence 5 : Unknown function), translating into MKFEFRRQDGAISPVTNAATFRVGSLVDTQARSPQADLSHLIDASYEYHSPRELRWHLADRLGVTPAVVGLQEAA; encoded by the coding sequence ATGAAATTCGAGTTCCGGCGCCAGGACGGCGCCATTTCGCCCGTCACCAACGCGGCGACATTCCGGGTGGGCAGCTTGGTCGATACGCAGGCACGCAGCCCGCAGGCCGACCTCAGCCACCTCATCGACGCTTCCTACGAGTATCACTCCCCGCGCGAACTGCGCTGGCACCTTGCCGACCGCCTCGGGGTTACCCCGGCCGTCGTCGGGTTGCAGGAAGCCGCCTGA